From Thioalbus denitrificans, a single genomic window includes:
- a CDS encoding LysR substrate-binding domain-containing protein, with amino-acid sequence MDIELLRTFLELQRTRHFARAAERLHLTQSAVSARIRLLEETLGQQLFTRKRNDIRLTAAGTRLLKHAETIVGAWSRARQESGLGPEYRTSLALGGAYDLWESLLRGWLCRLREQLPDIALQAETLPGELLLRRLLDGVLDIAVLFEPPRLPGETVREVGTVNLVLVSSVEGAGAMEALGEGFVRVDWGASTALELARRYPDLPTPSLRMSHGTLALGFILERGGAAYLPERLAEPHLAAGRLHRVADAAPIERPAYAVYRPGSEREEVIRQALALLDGA; translated from the coding sequence TTGGACATCGAACTGCTGCGCACCTTTCTCGAGCTGCAACGGACCCGCCATTTCGCCCGTGCGGCCGAGCGCCTGCACCTCACCCAATCGGCGGTGAGCGCCCGCATCCGGCTGCTCGAGGAGACCCTCGGCCAACAGCTGTTCACCCGCAAGCGCAACGATATCCGCCTCACCGCCGCAGGCACCCGGCTGCTCAAGCATGCCGAGACCATCGTCGGCGCCTGGTCGCGGGCCCGGCAGGAGTCGGGACTGGGCCCGGAGTACCGCACCTCGCTGGCGCTGGGCGGGGCCTACGACCTGTGGGAGAGCCTGCTGCGGGGCTGGCTGTGCCGGCTGCGGGAACAGCTGCCGGACATCGCGCTGCAGGCGGAGACCCTGCCGGGCGAACTGCTGCTGCGGCGGCTGCTGGACGGGGTTCTGGACATCGCGGTGCTGTTCGAGCCGCCGCGGCTGCCGGGCGAGACGGTGCGCGAGGTGGGAACGGTGAACCTGGTCCTGGTGAGCAGCGTGGAGGGCGCCGGCGCCATGGAGGCGCTGGGCGAGGGATTCGTACGGGTGGACTGGGGCGCCAGCACGGCCCTGGAGCTGGCCCGGCGCTACCCGGACCTGCCCACGCCGTCTCTGCGCATGAGCCACGGCACCCTGGCGCTCGGCTTCATCCTGGAGCGGGGCGGGGCCGCCTACCTGCCCGAGCGGCTGGCTGAACCCCACCTGGCCGCGGGAAGGCTGCACCGGGTCGCGGACGCGGCGCCCATCGAACGGCCCGCCTACGCGGTCTACCGGCCGGGCAGCGAGCGGGAAGAGGTCATCCGCCAGGCGCTGGCGCTCCTGGACGGGGCCTGA
- a CDS encoding PA3496 family putative envelope integrity protein, whose protein sequence is MNDVDDVFAIDDDGADPVFEAGHGAERHGDADHRRRIERYFELKRLREQVQDLGYEDYDLDY, encoded by the coding sequence ATGAATGATGTGGACGACGTCTTTGCGATTGACGATGACGGGGCGGATCCGGTGTTCGAGGCGGGCCATGGGGCGGAGCGCCACGGCGATGCCGACCACCGGCGGCGCATCGAGCGCTATTTCGAGCTGAAGCGCCTGCGCGAGCAGGTGCAGGATCTCGGTTACGAGGACTACGACCTCGACTACTGA
- a CDS encoding winged helix-turn-helix domain-containing protein, which yields MNEKTKVTSYRVRGRCWIESADGTFLGGGRVRLLEAIAAHGSISAAARALHMSYRRAWELVEAINRCAPAPLVEKQPGGRGGGGAVLTGTGSRAIHDYRALERRHQAFLETETGRLAPAADPAPPSTPSDKEP from the coding sequence ATGAACGAGAAGACCAAAGTCACCAGCTACCGCGTCCGCGGCCGCTGCTGGATCGAGTCCGCGGACGGCACCTTCCTCGGCGGCGGCCGCGTCCGGCTGCTGGAGGCGATTGCCGCCCACGGCTCCATCAGCGCCGCCGCGCGCGCCCTGCACATGTCCTACCGCCGGGCCTGGGAACTGGTGGAGGCCATCAACCGCTGCGCGCCCGCGCCCCTGGTGGAGAAGCAGCCCGGCGGCCGCGGCGGCGGCGGCGCGGTGCTCACCGGGACCGGTAGCCGCGCCATCCACGACTACCGCGCGCTCGAGCGGCGCCACCAGGCCTTCCTGGAAACGGAAACCGGGCGTCTCGCCCCCGCGGCCGATCCCGCCCCCCCATCCACGCCTTCCGACAAGGAGCCCTGA
- the modA gene encoding molybdate ABC transporter substrate-binding protein — translation MRRHPLQLLLIAALLAATGARAGEVSVAVAANFKATLEEVAAAFTRATGHKVLASSGSTGKLYTQITQGAPFAVLLAADSARPERLEREGYAVAGSRFTYAVGRLVLWSPDPERVDAEGAVLRDPGLERLAIANPRSAPYGAAAQEVLEGLGLWDGIQPRLVRGENIGQAFQFVASGNAPLGFVALAQVRAGGQPGSQWLVPQALHAPIEQQAVLLGSAARNPAAQAFLDYLRGPEAVAIIERYGYDVPAPPER, via the coding sequence GTGCGCAGACACCCCCTTCAGTTGCTGCTGATCGCCGCCCTGCTCGCCGCGACGGGCGCCCGGGCCGGGGAGGTCAGCGTCGCCGTGGCCGCCAATTTCAAGGCCACGCTGGAGGAGGTGGCCGCCGCCTTCACCCGGGCCACCGGGCACAAGGTGCTGGCCAGCAGCGGCTCCACCGGCAAGCTCTATACCCAGATCACCCAGGGCGCCCCCTTCGCCGTGCTGCTGGCCGCTGACAGCGCCCGTCCCGAGCGGCTGGAGCGGGAGGGCTACGCGGTGGCCGGCAGCCGCTTCACCTACGCCGTGGGCCGGCTGGTGCTGTGGAGCCCGGACCCGGAGCGGGTGGACGCCGAGGGCGCCGTCCTGCGCGACCCGGGCCTGGAGCGGCTGGCCATCGCCAATCCCCGCAGCGCCCCCTACGGGGCCGCGGCGCAGGAGGTGCTGGAGGGGCTGGGGCTGTGGGACGGGATCCAGCCACGGCTGGTGCGGGGCGAGAACATCGGCCAGGCCTTCCAGTTCGTGGCCTCCGGCAATGCCCCGCTGGGGTTCGTGGCCCTGGCCCAGGTACGGGCCGGCGGGCAGCCCGGCTCCCAGTGGCTGGTGCCCCAGGCGCTCCATGCCCCCATCGAGCAGCAGGCGGTCCTGCTCGGCAGCGCCGCCCGCAACCCGGCGGCGCAGGCATTCCTGGACTACCTCCGCGGCCCCGAGGCCGTCGCCATCATCGAGCGCTACGGCTACGACGTGCCGGCGCCCCCGGAGCGGTAG
- the modB gene encoding molybdate ABC transporter permease subunit yields MFSPGDLQALLITLRLALITTLLLLVLGTPLAWWLARTRSVLKLPLEALVALPLVLPPTVLGFYLLLALAPDGLLGGPWRALGGGALAFTFTGLVIGSLIYSLPFVVQPLQTAFEGLEERTLEAAATLGAAPLDRFLTVVLPQARQGLLSAATLGFAHTVGEFGVVLMIGGNIPGRTQVLSIAIYDHVEALDYGSAHLLSASLLGLSFVMLLGVYVTNRRFRVRMR; encoded by the coding sequence ATGTTCAGCCCCGGCGACCTCCAGGCCCTGCTCATCACCCTGCGGCTGGCGCTCATCACCACCCTCCTGCTGCTGGTGCTGGGCACCCCGCTGGCCTGGTGGCTCGCCCGCACCCGCAGCGTGCTGAAGCTGCCCCTGGAGGCGCTGGTGGCGCTGCCCCTGGTGCTGCCGCCGACGGTGCTGGGCTTCTACCTGTTGCTCGCCCTGGCGCCCGACGGGCTGCTCGGCGGCCCCTGGCGCGCCCTGGGCGGCGGCGCGCTGGCCTTCACCTTCACCGGGCTGGTCATCGGCTCGCTGATCTACTCCCTGCCCTTCGTGGTGCAGCCCCTGCAGACGGCCTTCGAGGGCCTGGAGGAGCGGACCCTGGAGGCGGCGGCCACCCTGGGCGCCGCGCCGCTGGACCGCTTCCTCACCGTGGTGCTGCCCCAGGCGCGCCAGGGCCTGCTCTCGGCGGCCACCCTGGGCTTCGCCCACACGGTGGGCGAGTTCGGGGTGGTGCTGATGATCGGCGGCAACATCCCCGGCCGCACCCAGGTGCTCTCCATCGCCATCTACGACCACGTGGAGGCCCTCGACTACGGCAGCGCCCACCTGCTCTCCGCCTCCCTGCTGGGCCTCTCCTTCGTGATGCTGCTGGGCGTCTATGTCACCAACCGCCGCTTCCGGGTGCGCATGCGATGA
- the modC gene encoding molybdenum ABC transporter ATP-binding protein produces the protein MSLQVRYRLQRGAFRLDAAFEAPGRGVTALFGRSGSGKTLLLRCIAGLEQAEAGFLRLGETPWEDSGTGLRLPPNHRRVGYVFQEAALFPHLSVRGNLHYGLRRTPAEERRIDEAQAVEWLGIGHLLGRRPATLSGGERQRVAIARALLAGPRLLLMDEPLAALDREAKAAILPYLERLHEVLPVPVLYVSHSLDEVVRLADHLVLIGAGRVQGSGPVAELLTRLDLPLAHGEGAAAVVEARVAAHDPEFHLSYLDFPGGRFSVRAVEAPVGARHRLRILAKDVSLALEAPRASSILNVFPARVGAIVEEGPAQRIVQLEAGGIRLLSRITAKSASLLGLRPGLELFAQIKSVAIID, from the coding sequence ATGAGCCTCCAGGTCCGCTACCGCCTGCAGCGGGGCGCCTTCCGCCTCGACGCGGCCTTCGAGGCGCCCGGGCGGGGCGTCACCGCCCTGTTCGGGCGCTCCGGCAGCGGCAAGACCCTGCTGCTGCGCTGCATCGCCGGGCTGGAGCAGGCGGAGGCGGGCTTCCTGCGGCTCGGGGAGACGCCGTGGGAGGACAGCGGCACCGGCCTACGGCTGCCGCCCAACCACCGCCGGGTGGGCTACGTGTTCCAGGAGGCGGCCCTGTTCCCCCACCTGAGCGTGCGCGGAAACCTGCACTACGGCCTGCGCCGCACCCCGGCGGAGGAGCGTCGCATAGACGAGGCGCAGGCGGTGGAGTGGCTCGGCATCGGCCACCTGCTCGGGCGCCGGCCCGCCACCCTGAGCGGCGGCGAGCGCCAGCGGGTGGCCATCGCCCGGGCGCTGCTGGCCGGGCCCCGCCTGCTGCTCATGGACGAGCCCCTGGCCGCGCTGGACCGGGAGGCCAAGGCGGCGATCCTGCCCTACCTGGAGCGGCTGCACGAGGTGCTGCCGGTCCCGGTGCTCTACGTGAGCCACTCCCTGGACGAGGTGGTGCGCCTCGCCGACCACCTCGTCCTCATCGGCGCGGGCCGGGTCCAGGGCAGCGGCCCGGTGGCCGAGCTGCTCACCCGCCTCGACCTGCCCCTGGCCCACGGCGAGGGGGCGGCCGCGGTGGTGGAGGCGCGGGTGGCCGCCCACGACCCGGAGTTCCACCTGAGCTACCTCGACTTCCCCGGCGGGCGCTTCAGCGTGCGCGCGGTGGAGGCCCCGGTGGGCGCGCGGCACCGGCTGCGGATCCTGGCCAAGGATGTCAGCCTGGCCCTGGAGGCGCCCCGCGCCAGCAGCATCCTCAACGTCTTCCCCGCCCGCGTCGGCGCCATCGTCGAGGAGGGGCCGGCCCAGCGCATCGTGCAGCTGGAGGCCGGGGGCATCCGCCTGCTCAGCCGCATCACCGCCAAGTCCGCGAGCCTGCTGGGGCTGCGCCCCGGCCTGGAACTCTTCGCCCAGATCAAGAGCGTCGCGATCATCGACTGA